One Amblyomma americanum isolate KBUSLIRL-KWMA chromosome 8, ASM5285725v1, whole genome shotgun sequence DNA window includes the following coding sequences:
- the LOC144100826 gene encoding uncharacterized protein LOC144100826, which yields MKLLAIIAALGIVAQAVFAEEEESTTHPAPKGIEPPVRTTPRPWRPGLWPWPQTRPQTGPIPRPHPWPQPWPRPQPLPWPQPSPWPQPPPQHWPQPWPQHWPWHRPWPQPNSSPKPVTPTAQPVPLEDTVENTDAWYVDGKVGEELKTEQMGQAFVYLPRPDTRWPAPRHERRWPWLQWA from the exons ATGAAGCTCTTGGCCATCATCGCAGCTTTGGGGATCGTCGCCCAAGCTGTGTTCGCCGAAGA AGAGGAATCGACAACCCATCCCGCTCCAAAGGGCATCGAACCGCCTGTTCGTACGACTCCACGGCCGTGGCGCCCGGGGCTCTGGCCTTGGCCGCAGACTAGACCACAGACGGGGCCCATACCTCGACCCCATCCGTGGCCTCAGCCATGGCCCCGACCTCAGCCTCTACCCTGGCCCCAGCCTTCGCCGTGGCCTCAGCCGCCTCCTCAGCACTGGCCTCAACCCTGGCCACAGCACTGGCCTTGGCATCGTCCATGGCCCCAGCCGAATTCCAGTCCCAAGCCCGTGACTCCTACGGCACAGCCAGTGCCTCTCGAAGATACAGTCGAGAACACAG atgcGTGGTATGTGGATGGCAAAGTTGGCGAGGAGCTGAAGACAGAGCAGATGGGACAAGCCTTTGTTTATTTGCCTCGGCCTGACACTCGCTGGCCGGCCCCAAGACATGAGAGACGATGGCCCTGGCTCCAATGGGCTTGA
- the LOC144099998 gene encoding uncharacterized protein LOC144099998 isoform X1, giving the protein MKVLSLITALVFVVQVVFAGEGQAPVHSLRDARSPPVFIENRQPPHPLSQPHQQHRSWPWWRRFSIGPRIQAPAGQPLDPALLTVIRPGQGPRPGGVPIPLPWPLPVPLTLGHGGQR; this is encoded by the exons ATGAAGGTTTTGTCACTCATTACCGCCTTGGTTTTCGTCGTTCAAGTCGTCTTCGCTGGAGAGG GTCAAGCACCGGTTCATTCTCTGCGTGATGCGCGGTCACCACCTGTGTTTATCGAGAACAGGCAGCCGCCCCACCCACTGTCGCAGCCACACCAGCAACATCGGTCATGGCCGTGGTGGCGAAGATTTTCGATCGGGCCAAGGATACAAGCTCCCGCAG GTCAACCACTTGACCCCGCGCTGCTGACTGTCATCAGACCTGGACAGGGACCTCGACCAGGAGGGGTACCCATTCCGTTACCTTGGCCACTACCAGTTCCCTT GACTCTAGGACATGGTGGCCAACGCTGA
- the LOC144099998 gene encoding uncharacterized protein LOC144099998 isoform X2 — MKVLSLITALVFVVQVVFAGEGQAPVHSLRDARSPPVFIENRQPPHPLSQPHQQHRSWPWWRRFSIGPRIQAPAGQPLDPALLTVIRPGQGPRPGGVPIPLPWPLPVPL; from the exons ATGAAGGTTTTGTCACTCATTACCGCCTTGGTTTTCGTCGTTCAAGTCGTCTTCGCTGGAGAGG GTCAAGCACCGGTTCATTCTCTGCGTGATGCGCGGTCACCACCTGTGTTTATCGAGAACAGGCAGCCGCCCCACCCACTGTCGCAGCCACACCAGCAACATCGGTCATGGCCGTGGTGGCGAAGATTTTCGATCGGGCCAAGGATACAAGCTCCCGCAG GTCAACCACTTGACCCCGCGCTGCTGACTGTCATCAGACCTGGACAGGGACCTCGACCAGGAGGGGTACCCATTCCGTTACCTTGGCCACTACCAGTTCCCTTGTAG
- the LOC144101663 gene encoding uncharacterized protein LOC144101663 produces MQLWGREDAPGVEKIFSLGLNISACILIIILAGVQASQKAHDPVKKDCRYHQMLNHTVRALHRVKLEDVFFEIQNPNDTSEPPYTFNLTKGRLTIRCRHELLGYSKCCGFHCGSHNGSDYCFLPIGGSYATYVGYACSPSGSQQGFSVVIFLLEAFEEEYSTGFFVIWEKNGNTSE; encoded by the exons ATGCAATTGTGGGGACGAGAGGACGCACCTGGGGTAGAGAAGATCTTCAGTCTGG GATTGAACATTTCGGCCTGCATCCTAATAATAATCCTTGCAG GAGTGCAGGCGTCTCAAAAAG CGCACGATCCGGTTAAAAAGGACTGCCGCTACCACCAAATGCTCAACCATACTGTGCGGGCCCTGCACCGTGTAAAGCTGGAGGATGTGTTCTTCGAAATACAAAACCCAAATGACACCTCCGAACCTCCTTATACATTCAACTTGACCAAGGGAAGACTTACCATTAGGTGCCGTCACGAATTATTAGGGTACTCCAAATGTTGTGGCTTCCACTGCGGGAGCCACAATGGAAGTGACTACTGCTTTCTTCCAATTGGAGGATCGTATGCCACGTACGTTGGATACGCGTGCAGTCCATCAGGCTCTCAGCAGGGCTTCAGCGTTGTTATATTCCTTTTAGAAGCTTTTGAGGAAGAATATTCTACAGGTTTTTTTGTTATTTGGGAAAAAAATGGAAATACAAGTGAGTAG